One region of uncultured Sulfurimonas sp. genomic DNA includes:
- the rpsU gene encoding 30S ribosomal protein S21 — MPGIVLRSDDNFDASYRRFKKQTDRNLIVTEARARRFHETETEKRKKFKIASRKKMLKRLYMMRRYESRL, encoded by the coding sequence ATGCCTGGTATCGTACTACGTAGTGATGATAACTTTGATGCATCTTACCGCCGTTTCAAAAAGCAGACTGACCGTAACTTAATAGTTACTGAAGCTCGTGCTCGCCGTTTCCATGAAACTGAAACTGAAAAGCGTAAGAAGTTCAAAATTGCATCTCGTAAGAAAATGCTTAAACGTCTTTATATGATGAGACGTTACGAATCACGACTCTAA
- a CDS encoding flagellar hook-length control protein FliK: MILLQTSNSSTKADTATSSPLSLLTSQKEPTLSFSELLKGAGSKDEKLIQNTTLVLALEDEKLVKADAKNTSKNETLISLLKGKDAKGIKESDLVNTKQSLEQKESLELNPKITQNMSVKEVKTLIADAKEYLKSKILESDGYKQAQTKELPKTLKGLATLAKNYGIDLSKISIEEVQVKTTPILNDTNRDRVLKSEKVEVKTTTQTLESEKVEVKTTTQTIENVKTSKVLAQTEFSKNQDKNIVEEKKVEVKQVEVKQVLDSTKQTPLFKAQDAKEHTTQQIVRAREFKIEEKTPKEKADETLKLLLRGEKPSATNSGLTADLSLATAKVIAPSANSDASKILEKLLHGETSSENTNTNTKTETSGVLKSDSFEVKLNEAKQMIKYISQDVKNAIEDYKSPFTRVKVQLNPQKLGEVDLTIIQRGKNLHVNISSNNTAINTLSMNANELRTQLNNNGINNASLNFNNSSQNSDQNANHQQNRQNEQRATKEYDYFEKEQNSEEILSYLEIVVPNYA; the protein is encoded by the coding sequence ATGATATTATTGCAAACTTCAAACTCTTCTACTAAAGCTGATACAGCTACTTCTTCGCCTTTGAGCCTATTGACTTCACAAAAAGAACCAACTCTATCTTTCTCAGAACTTTTAAAAGGTGCTGGTAGTAAAGATGAAAAACTTATTCAAAATACTACATTGGTACTAGCTTTAGAAGATGAAAAGCTTGTAAAAGCGGATGCAAAAAATACTAGTAAAAATGAGACCTTAATCTCTCTTTTAAAAGGTAAAGATGCTAAAGGGATCAAAGAGAGTGATTTAGTAAATACTAAACAAAGCTTAGAGCAAAAAGAGTCTTTAGAGTTAAATCCTAAAATAACACAAAATATGAGTGTTAAAGAAGTTAAAACGCTTATTGCAGATGCCAAAGAGTATTTAAAATCAAAAATTTTAGAGAGTGATGGTTATAAACAAGCTCAAACAAAAGAGCTACCTAAAACTCTAAAAGGCTTAGCAACTTTAGCGAAAAATTATGGGATTGATCTCTCTAAAATTAGTATTGAAGAAGTTCAAGTAAAAACTACACCTATACTTAATGATACCAATAGAGATAGAGTTCTTAAGAGTGAAAAAGTAGAAGTCAAGACTACTACGCAAACTCTTGAGAGTGAAAAAGTAGAAGTTAAAACTACTACACAAACCATTGAGAATGTAAAAACATCAAAAGTTCTTGCTCAAACAGAGTTTAGTAAAAATCAAGATAAAAATATAGTAGAAGAAAAAAAAGTTGAGGTAAAACAAGTTGAAGTAAAACAAGTGCTTGACTCAACAAAACAGACACCTCTATTTAAAGCCCAAGATGCAAAAGAGCATACAACTCAGCAAATAGTAAGAGCTAGAGAGTTTAAAATAGAAGAAAAAACACCAAAAGAAAAAGCAGATGAGACGCTAAAACTTCTACTTCGTGGAGAAAAACCATCTGCAACTAACTCTGGACTTACAGCTGATTTATCCCTTGCAACAGCTAAAGTTATTGCTCCTAGTGCAAACTCAGATGCTTCAAAGATTTTAGAAAAACTTCTTCATGGAGAGACTTCAAGTGAAAACACTAACACAAACACAAAAACTGAGACTTCAGGAGTTTTAAAATCAGATAGTTTTGAAGTGAAATTAAATGAAGCAAAACAGATGATTAAGTACATTTCACAAGATGTAAAGAACGCTATAGAAGATTATAAGTCTCCATTTACAAGAGTGAAAGTTCAATTAAATCCTCAAAAATTAGGCGAAGTAGATTTAACAATAATTCAAAGAGGTAAAAATTTACACGTAAATATTAGTTCAAATAATACGGCAATAAATACACTCTCAATGAATGCAAATGAGTTAAGAACTCAACTAAATAATAATGGAATAAATAATGCTTCATTAAACTTTAATAACTCTTCTCAAAATAGCGATCAAAATGCAAATCACCAACAAAATCGCCAAAATGAGCAAAGAGCCACTAAAGAGTATGATTATTTTGAAAAAGAACAAAATAGTGAAGAGATTTTAAGCTATTTAGAGATTGTAGTTCCAAACTACGCATAA
- a CDS encoding PhnA domain-containing protein, which yields MSIEKELEKRSGGVCELCGSSEGLSVLDLAPSDGSAAKAVYVCSTCSSQIQNPDTMDETHFNCLNDSMWSETPAVQVISYRLLNALGRQDLVDMMYMEEDVKAWADAGLPDKDALVYKDANGVTLQAGDTVVITKDLDVKGTTFVAKRGTAVRNIALVHGNAELIEGRVNGVKIQILTKFLKKS from the coding sequence ATGAGTATAGAAAAAGAGTTAGAAAAAAGAAGTGGTGGTGTTTGTGAGTTATGTGGAAGTAGTGAGGGTTTAAGTGTTTTAGATCTAGCTCCATCTGATGGAAGTGCTGCTAAAGCTGTATATGTATGTTCAACTTGTTCATCGCAAATTCAAAATCCTGATACTATGGATGAGACTCACTTTAACTGTTTAAATGATTCTATGTGGAGTGAAACTCCAGCTGTACAAGTTATCTCTTATCGTCTTTTAAATGCTCTTGGTCGTCAAGATTTGGTAGATATGATGTATATGGAAGAAGATGTTAAAGCGTGGGCAGATGCAGGTTTACCTGATAAAGATGCGCTTGTATATAAAGATGCAAATGGTGTAACACTTCAAGCAGGTGATACAGTTGTAATCACAAAAGATCTTGATGTAAAAGGTACAACTTTTGTAGCTAAACGAGGTACAGCTGTTAGAAATATAGCTCTTGTTCATGGTAATGCAGAGTTGATAGAAGGTCGTGTAAACGGTGTTAAAATTCAAATTCTTACAAAATTTCTTAAAAAATCATAA
- a CDS encoding EAL domain-containing protein, protein MDDLEYEALKKSNEELAYIVKYAVSEIYILDFETLDYLFANNGALKNIGYSLDELLKLSVYDINKSLTKEHVKYLKELCEVNKSVSNISEHTRKDGTVYPVQASIEEIVYQGKKAYVLFDTDISKLQEAQKELKEQKDILYHQANHDGLTGLPNRILFNDRLSQGIKKAKRYNEKLALFFIDLDQFKQINDSLGHDIGDGVLKEVSKRFLSVIREEDTLSRLGGDEFSVITGSLKDTNESSVLASKFINCMSEPVIIDAHTLYLTCSIGISFYPQDGDMPEDLLKYADVAMYKAKDEGRNNFQPYSSHLTEMMHEQVTMRTSLHKALENDEFILNYQPQIDSMSDKIVGMEALIRWNHAELGMVSPAKFIPLAEETGFIVELDRWVMKEAMSKFSSWQKDGLNPGMLALNLAMKQIQKSDFLEFLQKSMKDSGCLSEWIELEVTEGEIMKNPDQSIATLKEISKLGITLAIDDFGTGYSSLSYLKKLPVNKLKIDQSFIRDTPDDEDDVAITKAVIALAKSLKMSVIAEGVETKEQKEFLIVNDCLYIQGYYYSPPIDAQKMKEMLIQQKKERDLDASTRAFS, encoded by the coding sequence ATGGATGATTTAGAGTATGAAGCACTAAAAAAAAGTAATGAAGAACTTGCATATATTGTTAAATATGCAGTTTCTGAAATTTATATATTAGACTTTGAAACTCTTGATTATCTTTTTGCCAACAATGGTGCTCTAAAAAATATTGGTTATAGCTTAGATGAACTTTTAAAATTAAGTGTTTATGATATAAACAAATCTTTAACTAAAGAGCATGTTAAATATTTGAAAGAATTATGTGAAGTTAATAAAAGTGTATCCAATATCTCTGAGCATACTAGAAAAGATGGAACTGTATACCCTGTTCAAGCTTCAATAGAAGAGATTGTTTATCAAGGTAAAAAGGCTTATGTACTTTTTGATACTGATATATCAAAACTTCAAGAGGCACAAAAAGAACTTAAAGAGCAAAAAGATATTTTATATCATCAAGCTAATCATGATGGACTTACAGGTTTGCCAAATCGTATATTGTTTAACGATAGACTCTCTCAAGGGATAAAAAAGGCTAAGCGTTACAATGAAAAATTAGCACTATTTTTTATAGACTTGGATCAATTTAAACAGATTAACGACTCTCTCGGACATGATATAGGAGATGGAGTTTTAAAAGAAGTATCTAAGCGTTTTTTATCTGTTATACGAGAAGAAGATACCCTCTCTCGTCTTGGCGGAGATGAGTTTAGTGTTATAACAGGAAGTCTAAAAGATACAAATGAATCATCTGTTTTAGCGAGCAAGTTTATAAACTGCATGAGTGAACCTGTTATTATAGACGCACATACTCTCTATCTTACTTGTAGTATTGGTATAAGTTTTTATCCACAAGATGGAGATATGCCAGAAGATTTATTGAAGTATGCTGATGTTGCAATGTATAAAGCAAAAGATGAAGGAAGAAATAATTTTCAACCATATTCATCGCATCTAACAGAGATGATGCATGAGCAAGTGACTATGAGAACGAGTCTGCATAAAGCACTTGAAAATGATGAGTTTATACTAAACTATCAACCACAAATAGATAGTATGAGCGATAAAATAGTTGGTATGGAAGCTTTAATAAGATGGAATCATGCTGAACTTGGTATGGTCTCTCCCGCTAAGTTTATCCCTTTAGCAGAGGAGACAGGTTTTATTGTAGAGCTAGATAGATGGGTAATGAAAGAAGCTATGAGTAAGTTTAGTTCTTGGCAAAAAGATGGACTAAATCCTGGAATGTTGGCGTTGAACTTAGCTATGAAGCAGATTCAAAAGAGTGACTTTTTAGAATTTTTACAAAAGAGTATGAAAGATTCAGGATGTTTGAGTGAGTGGATTGAGTTAGAAGTGACTGAGGGTGAGATTATGAAAAATCCTGATCAATCCATAGCTACACTAAAAGAGATTAGTAAACTAGGGATTACTTTAGCAATAGATGATTTTGGAACAGGTTATTCATCCTTGTCTTATCTCAAAAAACTACCGGTAAATAAGCTTAAAATAGATCAGTCTTTTATACGAGATACCCCTGATGATGAAGATGATGTTGCAATTACCAAGGCAGTTATAGCTCTTGCAAAGAGTTTAAAGATGAGTGTTATAGCTGAGGGTGTTGAAACTAAAGAACAAAAAGAGTTTTTGATAGTCAATGATTGTCTTTATATACAAGGATACTATTACTCTCCACCTATAGATGCACAAAAAATGAAAGAGATGCTGATACAGCAAAAAAAAGAAAGAGACTTAGATGCAAGCACAAGAGCGTTTTCATAA
- a CDS encoding FAD-dependent thymidylate synthase gives MENMYGIKYCKPEVVLLQDTGIGVAETAARTCYDSFSNSENEVINYIEDAMPDAKMCDEINDIEESNLLGDLAWTYFHHSILEHANLSFLVRGTSRGVLQEHARHRIQAISVRSTRYTMSSIINAFVASCGDREFFIAKILSFDMFVTCDEEYNRLEISAMFDKLLYQQTKVEDFNEIAVAKSSLGFLQEYKDDSQALFEALQAGKKKRNVGDAFKHIITDNVKVDMVVTFNLRSLKNYYTLRDSGAAFFQIRWLAQEMMRVTPVKYLDLIVKKK, from the coding sequence ATGGAAAATATGTATGGCATCAAATATTGTAAACCTGAAGTAGTTTTACTTCAAGATACAGGAATCGGTGTGGCTGAGACTGCAGCTAGAACTTGTTATGACTCTTTTTCAAATAGTGAAAATGAAGTTATAAACTACATCGAAGATGCTATGCCAGATGCTAAGATGTGTGATGAGATAAATGACATAGAAGAGTCAAACCTTTTAGGAGATTTGGCTTGGACTTACTTTCATCATAGCATCTTAGAACACGCAAACCTTAGCTTTTTAGTTCGTGGAACTTCAAGAGGAGTTTTGCAAGAACACGCCAGACATCGCATCCAAGCCATAAGTGTAAGAAGCACTCGTTATACTATGAGTTCTATCATAAATGCTTTTGTAGCATCTTGTGGAGATAGAGAGTTTTTTATAGCAAAAATTTTAAGTTTTGATATGTTTGTCACTTGTGATGAAGAGTATAACAGACTTGAGATTTCAGCTATGTTTGATAAGCTTTTGTATCAGCAAACAAAAGTAGAAGATTTTAATGAGATAGCCGTAGCAAAAAGCTCTTTAGGTTTTTTACAAGAGTATAAAGATGACTCTCAAGCTTTGTTTGAAGCACTTCAAGCAGGTAAGAAAAAAAGAAATGTTGGAGATGCTTTTAAGCATATCATAACAGACAATGTAAAAGTAGATATGGTAGTAACTTTTAATCTTAGAAGTCTTAAAAATTACTACACTCTTAGAGATAGCGGTGCGGCATTTTTTCAAATTCGCTGGTTAGCACAAGAGATGATGAGAGTTACTCCTGTGAAATATCTAGACTTAATAGTAAAGAAGAAGTAA
- a CDS encoding argininosuccinate synthase domain-containing protein, with the protein MKAIALFSGGLDSTLAMKLIIDQGIEVLALNISTGFGSTKDRLEHMQSMCEQVGAELKIIDIQSEFLQDVLFDPKHGYGKHFNPCIDCHAKMFAVAKRIMEVEGASFLISGEVMGQRPMSQNKDALQTVLNESNCDGLLLRPMSAKMLAPTVAEQNGWVDRERLEGITGRSRDRQLELAKEIGLDNFESPGGGCLLTDANFGKKIVDFIKYDNFEVADIPVMKFGRHLRLSDNAKLVVGRNQEENGYLQDILNDKFFHAKTIGIPGPHALLSKDASDADKALATKIILSYTKADPTKSYIVAYDGVEQKGSPFQTREEANKFNVL; encoded by the coding sequence ATGAAAGCAATAGCACTATTTAGTGGTGGATTAGATTCAACCCTAGCAATGAAGCTAATAATAGACCAAGGCATAGAAGTACTTGCACTAAATATCTCAACAGGTTTTGGAAGCACAAAAGATAGACTTGAACATATGCAAAGTATGTGTGAGCAAGTTGGTGCAGAACTTAAAATCATAGATATTCAAAGTGAGTTTTTGCAAGATGTTTTGTTTGACCCAAAACATGGTTATGGAAAACATTTTAATCCCTGTATAGATTGCCATGCAAAGATGTTTGCTGTAGCCAAGCGTATTATGGAAGTAGAAGGTGCTAGCTTTTTAATAAGTGGTGAAGTTATGGGACAACGTCCAATGAGTCAAAACAAAGATGCGCTTCAAACAGTTTTAAATGAAAGTAATTGCGATGGACTTCTTCTTCGTCCAATGTCTGCAAAAATGCTCGCTCCAACAGTTGCGGAACAAAATGGATGGGTAGATAGAGAAAGACTCGAAGGTATAACAGGTAGAAGCCGTGATAGACAACTTGAATTGGCTAAAGAGATAGGACTTGATAATTTTGAATCTCCAGGCGGTGGATGTCTTTTAACAGATGCGAACTTCGGTAAAAAAATAGTAGATTTTATAAAATACGATAATTTTGAAGTCGCAGATATTCCTGTTATGAAATTTGGGCGTCATCTTCGTCTAAGTGATAATGCTAAACTTGTAGTTGGAAGAAATCAAGAAGAAAATGGATATCTTCAAGATATACTAAACGATAAATTTTTTCATGCAAAAACTATTGGTATCCCAGGTCCTCATGCACTTCTAAGTAAAGATGCAAGCGATGCTGACAAGGCACTTGCTACAAAAATTATACTAAGTTACACAAAAGCAGATCCTACAAAGAGTTATATAGTAGCTTATGATGGAGTTGAGCAAAAAGGTTCTCCTTTTCAAACAAGAGAAGAAGCAAATAAATTTAACGTTTTATAA
- a CDS encoding GGDEF domain-containing protein — translation MNSLKSISLNLAIPLFITAVFAVIIYNTHKIPEILFDIVPYLFYGLTLLIIWVSWHFNRNRFIFVIVPIVLVYIGFEYFSAKKATLLFLYASMLFPLHLLVFLVLKERGLFSFWGVLKIAFFAIEVGVILYFIYYPKEVIESYINTKLFAANFYPLKDLSVAIGIFVLFVMGSLVLFGRYLMYSTTFLSLLLTFYLGLFFLKTAHATEVAFLSFAIIIFILLIRESYRLAFYDELTSLPGRRALVEDMAKLGRKYSLAMCDIDFFKKFNDTYGHDTGDEVLKMVASKFSEVSGGGKAYRYGGEEFVILFPSKESDESFVHVDALRQNIATTPFSVRNKKTTKKIYINVSAGITQNSQKDKDPFAVMKRADNALYKAKKAGRNQVVKG, via the coding sequence GTGAATTCACTCAAGAGCATCTCTTTAAACCTTGCTATACCGCTTTTTATAACAGCTGTTTTTGCTGTTATAATCTACAATACGCACAAAATTCCTGAGATACTTTTTGACATAGTTCCATATCTTTTTTATGGATTAACTCTTCTTATTATCTGGGTCTCTTGGCACTTTAATCGAAATAGATTTATATTTGTCATCGTTCCTATAGTCTTAGTTTATATTGGTTTTGAGTATTTTAGTGCAAAAAAAGCAACACTTTTGTTTTTGTATGCATCTATGCTTTTTCCTCTGCATCTGTTGGTATTTTTAGTTTTAAAAGAGAGAGGACTTTTTTCTTTTTGGGGAGTACTAAAAATCGCTTTTTTTGCCATAGAAGTTGGAGTAATTTTATATTTTATCTATTATCCAAAAGAAGTTATTGAGAGCTATATCAACACAAAACTATTTGCCGCTAACTTTTACCCTTTAAAAGATTTGTCTGTAGCTATTGGGATTTTTGTTTTGTTCGTTATGGGTTCTTTGGTTTTGTTTGGTCGTTATCTTATGTATAGCACTACATTTTTGAGTTTGTTACTTACTTTTTATCTTGGACTTTTCTTCTTAAAAACAGCGCATGCTACAGAGGTTGCTTTTTTATCTTTTGCGATTATTATTTTTATACTTCTTATTCGAGAATCATACAGACTAGCTTTTTATGATGAGCTTACATCTCTTCCTGGTCGTAGAGCTTTAGTCGAAGATATGGCAAAACTTGGAAGAAAATACTCTTTGGCAATGTGTGATATAGACTTTTTCAAAAAGTTTAATGACACCTATGGACATGACACAGGCGATGAGGTTTTAAAGATGGTAGCATCTAAGTTCTCAGAGGTAAGTGGTGGCGGTAAAGCTTACAGATATGGTGGAGAGGAGTTTGTGATTTTATTTCCCTCAAAAGAGAGTGATGAGTCTTTTGTACACGTAGATGCTCTAAGACAAAACATAGCTACAACGCCATTTAGTGTAAGAAATAAAAAAACTACAAAAAAGATATATATAAATGTCTCAGCAGGTATAACTCAAAACTCTCAAAAAGACAAAGACCCTTTTGCAGTTATGAAAAGAGCAGATAATGCTCTTTATAAAGCCAAAAAAGCTGGAAGAAACCAAGTTGTTAAAGGCTAA
- the dgt gene encoding dGTP triphosphohydrolase → MQAQERFHKIDRDFRNPFARDRDRIIHSGSFRKLEYKTQVFLNQEGDFFRTRLTHSIEVSQIARSITSHLGLNESLAEAIALAHDLGHTPFGHIGGDTLDVCLKEDGFKNGFEHNFQSFRVVSSLEKRYKDFDGLNLTFATQEGILKHSYPYKKNFLPSWIDEKFNLETHPSIEAMVVDRADEIAYMSHDIDDGVNSGLINFNDLKESVLIQEILEKVRAEGIKEDEDEDEMFRYRFSSHLINHLVYSLLDYSKDKIDNSSILSATLGSSEEIPVGFAPELETNIKKLKKLLFNKLYQHKNIVIKMFAGKQAIKGLYSALMQEEKMLPKFYYNQLGKRNKHRVVADCIAHMSDRHALSFYNEMYGKL, encoded by the coding sequence ATGCAAGCACAAGAGCGTTTTCATAAGATAGATAGGGATTTTAGAAATCCATTTGCAAGAGATAGAGACCGTATTATCCACTCTGGCAGTTTTAGAAAATTAGAGTATAAAACACAAGTTTTCTTAAATCAAGAGGGTGATTTTTTTCGTACTAGACTTACGCACTCTATAGAAGTGTCGCAAATAGCACGCTCAATTACTTCTCACCTTGGGCTTAATGAATCTTTAGCCGAAGCTATAGCTTTAGCACACGATTTAGGTCACACTCCCTTTGGTCATATAGGTGGAGATACTTTAGATGTATGTCTAAAAGAAGATGGTTTCAAAAATGGATTTGAGCATAACTTTCAAAGTTTTAGAGTTGTTTCATCATTAGAAAAAAGATATAAAGATTTTGATGGACTAAATCTAACCTTTGCTACACAAGAAGGTATTTTAAAACACTCATACCCTTACAAAAAAAACTTTTTACCATCATGGATAGATGAAAAATTTAATCTTGAGACGCATCCATCTATAGAAGCAATGGTAGTTGATCGTGCTGATGAAATAGCTTATATGAGCCACGATATAGATGATGGTGTAAACTCAGGGCTTATAAATTTTAATGACTTAAAAGAGAGCGTTTTAATACAAGAGATTTTAGAGAAGGTTAGAGCTGAGGGTATAAAAGAAGATGAAGATGAAGATGAAATGTTTCGTTATCGTTTTAGTTCGCATCTTATAAATCATCTTGTTTATTCTCTTTTGGATTATTCAAAAGATAAGATAGATAACTCTTCAATACTGAGTGCTACACTAGGTAGTAGCGAAGAAATACCTGTTGGCTTTGCCCCTGAATTAGAGACAAATATTAAAAAACTAAAAAAGCTACTCTTCAATAAACTTTATCAACATAAAAATATAGTTATTAAGATGTTTGCTGGAAAGCAAGCTATCAAAGGGCTTTATAGTGCATTAATGCAAGAAGAGAAGATGTTGCCTAAGTTTTATTATAATCAACTTGGAAAAAGAAATAAACATAGAGTTGTAGCTGATTGCATAGCTCATATGAGTGATAGACATGCTCTTAGTTTTTATAATGAAATGTATGGGAAATTGTAA
- the dnaG gene encoding DNA primase — protein sequence MITQDSIEALKARLDIVDVVGSYVELKKAGANYKAPCPFHDEKSPSFVVSPSKGIYHCFGCGAGGDSIKFTMEYEKLNYPEALEKLADTYNFTLTYTDNKHNKPRSQVMDKLNGWYQNLLTSKQNALSYIKERGIYESSVEKFGIGYAPDSDATINYIKSELFTMQEALEMGVVGYDSGKNFARFIERITFPIHSANGSIVGFGGRTITGHQAKYVNSPETMFFNKSRLLYAYHHAKQTLHKTKEIIITEGYLDVIMLHQAGFTNAVATLGTALTQEHLPLLRKGNPRIVMAYDGDNAGRAAALKASRLLSASGFNGGVVIFENGLDPADMVKNGAIEELANMFREAKPFIEFVLEEILSLYNLRDPKAKEECMQDGVGYLKTLSPILQEEYKTFLASRLGGLGVSPSLVKLSQASLDKNAALIQKNTHKDMWELSLVKTVLEHPELVDQMLDVLDPSLLVFHSREFILSLEGKMQDPSLMAIAVDEKIHALKDEASLKDELVTFLTKHYERELRKINTQSSLSFEQKAFYIRKYRGKIAKLKRGELVAFKD from the coding sequence ATGATTACCCAAGATTCCATAGAAGCCCTAAAGGCGCGCCTTGATATTGTTGATGTTGTAGGCTCTTATGTTGAACTAAAAAAAGCAGGTGCAAACTACAAAGCACCTTGTCCATTTCATGATGAAAAATCTCCCTCTTTTGTTGTAAGTCCGTCTAAGGGCATCTATCACTGTTTTGGCTGTGGGGCTGGTGGTGATAGTATAAAGTTTACTATGGAATATGAAAAACTAAATTATCCTGAAGCGCTTGAAAAACTTGCAGATACATATAACTTCACACTAACATATACTGATAACAAACATAACAAACCTCGCTCACAAGTTATGGATAAACTAAATGGGTGGTATCAAAATCTTCTAACTTCAAAACAAAATGCTCTGTCTTACATAAAAGAGCGTGGCATCTATGAAAGTAGTGTTGAGAAGTTTGGTATAGGTTATGCACCTGATTCAGATGCTACTATTAACTACATAAAATCAGAGTTATTTACTATGCAAGAAGCTCTTGAGATGGGTGTAGTTGGCTATGATAGTGGAAAAAATTTTGCTAGATTTATAGAGCGTATAACATTTCCCATTCACTCTGCAAATGGTTCGATTGTTGGTTTTGGTGGCAGAACTATTACAGGACATCAAGCAAAATATGTAAACTCTCCAGAGACGATGTTTTTTAACAAATCGCGTCTTTTATATGCTTATCATCACGCCAAACAAACACTACATAAAACAAAAGAGATAATCATAACAGAGGGTTATCTTGATGTTATAATGCTTCATCAAGCTGGATTTACAAATGCTGTGGCTACTCTTGGAACGGCACTAACGCAGGAGCATCTACCTCTTCTTAGAAAAGGAAATCCTAGAATTGTAATGGCTTATGATGGAGATAATGCTGGACGTGCTGCTGCTCTTAAAGCATCTCGACTGCTTAGTGCTAGTGGTTTTAATGGTGGTGTAGTAATATTTGAAAATGGTCTTGACCCAGCTGATATGGTAAAAAATGGTGCTATTGAAGAGTTGGCAAATATGTTTAGAGAAGCAAAACCATTTATAGAGTTTGTACTAGAAGAGATATTATCTCTTTATAATCTTCGTGATCCAAAAGCTAAAGAGGAGTGTATGCAAGATGGAGTTGGATATCTAAAAACACTATCTCCAATTCTTCAAGAAGAGTATAAAACATTTTTGGCATCTCGTCTTGGAGGCTTAGGAGTTAGTCCATCTTTAGTAAAACTCTCACAAGCTTCACTAGATAAAAACGCTGCTTTGATTCAAAAAAATACTCATAAAGATATGTGGGAGTTAAGTTTGGTAAAAACAGTTTTAGAGCATCCTGAGTTAGTAGATCAGATGCTAGATGTTTTAGATCCATCGCTTTTAGTCTTTCATTCTCGTGAGTTTATACTTTCACTTGAGGGTAAGATGCAAGACCCATCTTTGATGGCGATAGCGGTTGATGAAAAAATTCATGCTTTAAAAGATGAGGCTTCTCTAAAAGATGAACTTGTTACTTTTTTAACTAAACACTATGAGAGAGAATTAAGAAAGATCAACACTCAATCTTCTCTGTCTTTTGAGCAAAAAGCTTTTTACATTCGTAAATATCGTGGAAAGATTGCTAAACTAAAAAGAGGTGAATTAGTAGCTTTTAAAGATTGA
- a CDS encoding DUF2231 domain-containing protein, translating to MNILHPPFVHFVVALPVIALFSQITYFVTKDIAYSKAAFRIVGFAMLASFLAVISGIDDAQKVVENQYIVQEGLNLLGNHKILGFVVVATLIATAVVKWIAISKESSLYENISLVLISLLLIVSLYQGRSGGELVYKYSAGIDNNVITQRADEQK from the coding sequence ATGAATATCTTACATCCTCCGTTTGTACATTTCGTAGTGGCTCTACCTGTTATAGCTCTCTTTTCTCAAATAACATATTTTGTTACAAAAGACATAGCTTACTCTAAAGCGGCATTTAGAATTGTTGGTTTTGCAATGTTGGCATCATTTTTAGCTGTAATTAGCGGTATTGATGATGCACAAAAAGTTGTAGAAAATCAGTACATTGTTCAAGAAGGCTTAAACCTTTTAGGCAATCATAAAATCTTAGGTTTTGTAGTAGTAGCTACTTTAATAGCTACGGCTGTAGTGAAATGGATTGCTATTTCTAAAGAGTCGTCTCTTTATGAAAATATTTCTCTTGTTTTGATATCGCTTTTGTTAATAGTTTCACTTTACCAAGGTCGAAGTGGAGGAGAACTTGTTTATAAATACTCAGCAGGTATTGATAACAATGTTATTACTCAAAGAGCAGATGAACAAAAATAA